From Triticum aestivum cultivar Chinese Spring chromosome 4A, IWGSC CS RefSeq v2.1, whole genome shotgun sequence, a single genomic window includes:
- the LOC123087164 gene encoding uncharacterized protein, with protein MAHQIPKVAHTLVEIAEVARYAYEHRSGHAPDHDGATALAADGEEAARLRAENAVLRARLADDLALLRELQGAHFVSQECPPDLHNRLVASVNNAGFLAHLEKVRDEPLHQHTKLSIGGVTEVDIGDIPYTKDEGKTGSWLLVSCDTAGGNLEEISGIDDENYVMVNEDDIVDAIATFVARCILEDPKSKSLSSKELQKAVATALSSMTDRKKWISFWEAGKVIYILATWGITIAGLYRSRAVLKMAAKGAVVSTKFIMKAL; from the exons ATGGCGCACCAGATCCCCAAGGTCGCCCACACCCTCGTCGAGATCGCCGAGGTCGCGCGCTACGCCTACGAGCACCGCTCCGGCCACGCCCCGGACCACGACGGCGCCACGGCGCTGGCCGCCGACGGGGAGGAGGCCGCGCGGCTGCGGGCGGAGAACGCCGTCCTGCGCGCCCGCCTCGCGGACGACCTCGCCCTCCTTCGCGAGCTTCAGGGCGCACACTTTGTTTCCCAGGAGTGCCCTCCCGAC TTGCATAATCGTCTTGTAGCATCAGTCAACAATGCTGGCTTCCTTGCCCATCTCGAGAAAGTACGAGACGAGCCGCTGCATCAACATACCAAACTGTCTATTGGCGGTGTGACAG AGGTGGACATTGGAGATATTCCTTACACTAAAGATGAGGGGAAGACTGGCTCATGGCTCTTGGTTTCCTGTGATACTGCTGGGGGCAATCTGGAGGAAATTAGTGGAATTGATGACGAAAATTATGTGATGGTTAATGAAGATGACATCGTCGATGCTATCGCTACCTTTGTTGCTAGGTGCATTCTTGAAGATCCAAAGTCCAAG TCATTGTCATCGAAAGAGCTGCAAAAAG CTGTTGCAACGGCATTGAGCAGCATGACAGACAGGAAGAAATGGATAAGTTTCTGGGAGGCTGGAAAGGTGATCTACATACTGGCAACTTGGGGGATCACAATAGCAGG GCTGTACAGGAGTCGTGCCGTCCTGAAGATGGCAGCCAAAGGAGCTGTCGTCTCCACCAAATTTATCATGAAGGCATTGTGA